The following are encoded together in the Oncorhynchus gorbuscha isolate QuinsamMale2020 ecotype Even-year linkage group LG03, OgorEven_v1.0, whole genome shotgun sequence genome:
- the LOC124030162 gene encoding coiled-coil domain-containing protein 63-like: MPPKNPKKTDNLHEQHQRLLVDNDSYLVAIRKQKEHLASLDTKMKEMQSKLLQRKKEMGGRIRSLKRPLHQRKHIRIMEVRVNQATKSFDKLLCSNQALRDEIDHLRRQRCSFTLMYQRLSRELLSQHNVMEDLVEKSVLAYDQRSEALARMLAVRERSKKDTSLCHTEMTELKRVIDHEIKLRSFMVQKSKESVPIGEEEEAKKRRAEQAQRERMGGESLETYQAVHRLLVEVSGNSDLRQLGRTFVENEEKSFAYFNYINELNNNGTMLKDRINKLRTEILHFELENKQYDQQWQGQLKELERELEQRRCRANNLESQYTVVLKFLDQHKTAIAHLFNKMKCNPASIIGKLGCSAQVTDDNVTQFIGILEEEMHQLLMFLSQCSYKEAEEMELPPQNLLLVSCSLLPAVTSSATEAPSFDDSTTEALLGLGSEQPLDFQTLRERVLPRVMHTEQGKVPKAPSAPLRGKKKVVFNPKSA; the protein is encoded by the exons ATGCCCCCCAAAAATCCGAAAAAGACTGACAACCTTCATGAGCAACACCAGCGACTCCTTGTGGATAATGACAGTTACCTGGTTGCCATCCGAAAACAGAAGGAACACCTTGCCAGTCTGGACACCAAG ATGAAGGAGATGCAGAGCAAACTGTTGCAAAGGAAGAAGGAGATGGGTGGTAGGATCCGCAGCCTGAAGAGACCTCTTCATCAGAGGAAGCACATCCGCATCATGGAGGTCCGTgtcaaccag GCCACTAAAAGCTTTGACAAGTTGCTATGCAGCAACCAGGCATTGCGTGATGAGATTGACCACCTGCGGCGCCAGAGGTGCTCCTTCACCCTTATGTACCAACGTCTGAGCAGAGAGCTACTGTCCCAGCACAATGTCATGGAAGACCTCGTGGAGAAGTCTGTCCTTGCCTACGACCAGCG GTCCGAGGCCCTGGCCCGCATGCTAGCTGTGAGGGAGCGTAGCAAGAAGGACACGTCTCTCTGCCACACTGAGATGACTGAGCTGAAGAGAGTCATCGACCACGAGATCAAACTCCGCAGCTTCATGGTCCAAAAGTCCAAGGAGAGTGTCCCCATAGGCGAGGAAGAAGAGGCCAAAAAGAGAA GGGCCGAGCAGGCTCAGCGGGAGCGAATGGGAGGAGAGAGTCTGGAGACCTACCAGGCGGTGCACCGGCTGCTCGTGGAGGTGAGCGGCAACAGCGACCTACGTCAGCTCGGCAGGACGTTTGTGGAGAACGAGGAGAAGAGCTTTGCTTACTTCAACTACATCAACGAGCTGAACAACAATGGCACCATGCTGAAGGACCGCATCAAcaagctcagg ACTGAGATCCTGCACTTTGAGCTGGAGAACAAGCAGTATGATCAACAGTGGCAGGGCCAGCTCAAGGAACTGGAG AGAGAGCTGGAGCAGCGTCGTTGCCGGGCCAATAATTTGGAGAGCCAGTACACTGTGGTTCTGAAGTTTTTGGACCAGCATAAGACGGCCATCGCCCACCTGTTTAACAAGATGAAGTGTAACCCTGCTTCTATCATTGGCAAGCTGGGCTGCAGCGCTCAGGTCACTGATGACAACGTCACCCAGTTTATCG GTATCCTGGAGGAGGAGATGCACCAGCTGTTGATGTTCCTGTCCCAGTGCAGCTACAAGGAGGCCGAGGAGATGGAGCTGCCCCCTCAGAACCTCCTACTGGTCAGCTGCAGCCTGCTGCCCGCCGTGACCTCCTCTGCTACAGAGGCACCCTCCTTCGACGACAGCACCACTGAAGCACTACTGGGCCTGG GCAGCGAGCAGCCTCTGGACTTCCAGACCCTGCGTGAGCGGGTGCTGCCCCGGGTGATGCATACTGAACAGGGTAAGGTGCCCAAGGCCCCATCTGCCCCCCTAAGAGGAAAGAAGAAGGTGGTCTTCAACCCCAAGTCTGCCTGA